A DNA window from Vigna unguiculata cultivar IT97K-499-35 chromosome 10, ASM411807v1, whole genome shotgun sequence contains the following coding sequences:
- the LOC114165366 gene encoding glycosyl hydrolase 5 family protein-like produces the protein MTKNDNVFSGADTSVIRASGHYWRRPDMVIKKVVEMSLRNELHGPRQNLKDWYRYMSQGAVVIHKTNPNVLVLISGLNYDTELQFLRRKPLNIDLEFGFNKAGSSVEDNKFLTCLQTYLLGKDLDWGLRAFQGTYYLKKDQVQGDESFGVMDETWHNLRYPNFTDKFRLLQRKNLEPNSNASIVNILYQPLSGQCAQVNDKNEVELGSCETKNKWVRGEDTTKIILHGSKKCLTTVGEGLLVVVFDCERNNNSWKFVSLSKLHLATLNQHEEQVCL, from the exons ATGACGAAGAATGACAATGTTTTCAGTGGTGCCGACACCAGTGTCATTCGTGCATCGGGTCACTATTGGCGGCGACCTGATATGGTTATCAAGAAG GTTGTGGAAATGAGTTTGAGGAACGAGCTACATGGTCCTCGCCAAAATTTGAAGGATTGGTACAGGTACATGAGCCAAGGAGCAGTAGTTATTCACAAGACAAACCCAAATGTGCTTGTGCTTATCTCAGGCTTGAATTATGACACTGAGTTGCAATTCTTAAGGAGAAAACCATTGAACATAGACTTGG AGTTTGGCTTCAACAAGGCAGGTTCTTCAGTGGAAGACAACAAATTCTTGACATGCCTTCAGACTTATCTTCTTGGAAAGGATTTGGACTGGGGATTGCGGGCTTTCCAAGGTACCTACTATTTGAAGAAAGACCAGGTCCAAGGTGATGAGTCATTTGGTGTAATGGATGAAACATGGCACAACCTTAGATATCCCAATTTCACCGACAAGTTCCGACTTTTGCAAAGGAAGAATCTTG AACCTAACTCCAATGCCTCCATTGTAAATATCTTGTACCAACCATTATCTGGTCAATGTGCGCAAGTGAATGACAAGAATGAAGTTGAACTTGGAAGTTGTGAGACCAAAAACAAATGGGTTCGTGGAGAGGATACCACTAAAATCATTTTACATGGCTCTAAGAAATGCTTAACAACAGTTGGTGAAGGGCTTCTAGTTGTAGTTTTTGATTGTGAAAGGAATAACAATTCTTGGAAATTTGTATCTCTTTCTAAACTTCACTTGGCAACTCTAAATCAACATGAGGAACAAGTTTGCTTGTAG